One Nostocoides sp. HKS02 genomic window carries:
- a CDS encoding sterol carrier family protein has translation MPPRRRVPVAEGAAAVRRWREGPTSVERPILAAAVRYTLEELATVAPGRSVEVRVPPFGAVQCVEGTTHTRGTPPNVVETDAQTWLAVATGQLGWQAAWEAGSLRVSGHRADLTAYLPLV, from the coding sequence ATGCCGCCGCGCCGCCGAGTTCCCGTCGCCGAGGGCGCTGCCGCAGTGCGGCGATGGCGTGAGGGTCCGACCTCGGTCGAGCGGCCGATCCTGGCCGCCGCCGTGCGGTACACCCTCGAAGAGCTCGCCACGGTGGCGCCGGGTCGCAGCGTGGAGGTGCGGGTGCCGCCGTTCGGGGCGGTGCAGTGCGTCGAGGGCACCACCCACACCCGCGGCACCCCGCCCAACGTGGTCGAGACGGACGCCCAGACCTGGCTCGCCGTGGCGACGGGGCAGCTCGGCTGGCAGGCGGCCTGGGAGGCCGGCTCGCTACGGGTGAGCGGCCACCGGGCAGACCTCACGGCATACCTGCCTCTGGTCTGA